A window of the Henckelia pumila isolate YLH828 chromosome 3, ASM3356847v2, whole genome shotgun sequence genome harbors these coding sequences:
- the LOC140893409 gene encoding uncharacterized protein: MRALCKYNIGTIVDWKHLRNNEEIKTLNYCFWAFKPCTNGFRHCRKIISVDGTHLYTKYKHKMLIVVTLDANNQVLPLAFAIVDEETSDSWKWFLENVGRHVVCGENGVCLISDRHKGIVRAVEDLPYFKPPQGVHRFCLRHVCSNFNSRFKDVHLKDLCWEAGSQHQICKFDATMEAIKNKNILAHRYLDGISKEKWSMAHDGGWRRGVMTTNMSECLNSVLKGARRLPISAIVHLTLLRCVQYFIERVTKGQRMVQENQLWSDYARRKYEEWAKKSSEHRVVKYDVRSQTAQVATGGRPSRGQHMQVVRISTTDCSCGKWTIFGIPCSHAICTAKWHSLDPTTLVQSWYNISEYLATYEGRFEPLADERYWDRHTFELQHNPVRRERRRAGRDTTTRLRNEMDMPIARERQQRRTNRSIR; the protein is encoded by the exons ATGCGTGCTCTTTGCAAATACAATATTGGAACAATTGTCGACTGGAAGCATCTCAGAAACAATGAAGAAATAAAAACATTGAACTATTGTTTTTGGGCATTCAAGCCGTGTACTAATGGATTTCGACACTGTCGAAAAATCATTAGTGTCGACGGTACACATTTGTACACAAAGTACAAACACAAAATGTTGATCGTTGTCACTCTCGATGCTAACAACCAAGTTCTACCATTGGCTTTTGCAATTGTCGATGAAGAAACGTCTGATTCCTGGAAGTGGTTTTTGGAAAATGTTGGACGACATGTTGTATGTGGCGAAAATGGTGTGTGTCTAATATCTGATAGGCACAAGGGAATCGTGCGAGCCGTTGAAGATCTACCCTATTTCAAACCTCCACAAGGTGTGCATCGTTTTTGTTTGCGGCACGTGTGCTCAAATTTTAATTCCAGGTTCAAAGATGTGCATTTGAAAGATTTGTGCTGGGAAGCAGGTAGTCAACATCAAATTTGTAAATTTGATGCAACAATGGAGGCAATTaagaacaaaaatattttggcaCACAGATATTTGGATGGAATATCAAAGGAAAAATGGAGTATGGCCCATGACGGAGGTTGGCGTCGTGGAGTGATGACGACCAACATGTCCGAGTGCTTAAACAGTGTGTTAAAGGGAGCTCGTAGACTGCCTATATCTGCAATAGTACACTTGACCCTTCTGAGATGTGTCCAATACTTCATTGAACGTGTGACAAAAGGTCAACGTATGGTTCAAGAAAATCAATTGTGGTCGGATTATGCACGGCGAAAGTATGAGGAATGGGCAAAGAAATCTAGTGAACATCGTGTTGTTAAATATGATGTACGATCACAAACTGCTCAGGTTGCAACTGGAGGAAGGCCAAGTCGCGGCCAACACATGCAAGTGGTGAGAATATCAACAACAGATTGTTCATGTGGTAAATGGACAATTTTCGGCATCCCGTGTTCTCATGCTATTTGCACCGCTAAATGGCACTCGTTAGATCCCACGACACTTGTGCAGTCATGGTACAATATATCGGAGTACCTCGCAACGTATGAAGGAAGATTTGAACCTCTTGCAGATGAAAGATATTGGGATCGTCATACCTTTGAGTTGCAACACAACCCAGTTAGACGTGAAAGAAGAAGAGCAGGTAGGGATACAACGACTCGACTAAGAAACGAGATGGACATGCCGATAGCGAGAGAGAGACAACAACGAAGAACTAACAG gagTATCAGATGA